One part of the Actinomycetota bacterium genome encodes these proteins:
- a CDS encoding adenylate cyclase → MPAATRNKTRQLSDAQLEEMLALTKNADSVELKLTVPDSERRATVMGLGMDPLDAQIRQVFFLDTPDLALNKQGVVVRARRVQGRGDDTVIKLRPIVPDQLPPSVRNAKTMVVEVDAMPGGYVCSASFKGALGHGDAVRQVAAGNRAIRKLYSKQQRAFFQAHAPEGLELDDLTVLGPINVLKLKFTPKGFKRRLVAELWLYPDGERILELSTKCAPTEGFQVAAETRALLAKRGVDLYGEQQTKTKTALEYFSRTLQERRS, encoded by the coding sequence ATGCCCGCAGCAACCAGGAACAAGACCCGCCAGCTGTCCGACGCCCAGCTCGAGGAGATGCTGGCGTTGACCAAGAACGCCGACAGCGTCGAGCTCAAACTGACCGTCCCCGACTCCGAACGCCGAGCCACCGTCATGGGGCTGGGCATGGACCCCCTGGACGCCCAGATCCGCCAGGTCTTCTTCCTCGACACCCCCGACCTGGCCCTCAACAAGCAGGGCGTGGTCGTCCGGGCCCGCCGGGTCCAGGGCCGCGGCGACGACACCGTCATCAAGCTCCGCCCGATCGTCCCCGACCAGCTGCCCCCCAGCGTCCGCAACGCCAAGACCATGGTCGTCGAGGTCGACGCCATGCCCGGCGGCTATGTCTGCTCGGCCTCCTTCAAAGGCGCCCTCGGCCACGGCGATGCCGTCAGGCAGGTCGCGGCCGGGAACCGGGCCATCCGCAAGCTCTACTCCAAGCAGCAGCGGGCCTTCTTCCAGGCGCACGCGCCCGAGGGCCTCGAGCTGGACGACCTGACCGTCCTGGGGCCGATCAACGTCCTCAAGCTCAAGTTCACCCCTAAGGGCTTCAAGCGGCGGCTGGTGGCCGAGCTGTGGCTGTACCCGGACGGGGAGCGGATCCTGGAGCTGTCGACCAAGTGCGCCCCCACCGAAGGCTTCCAGGTGGCCGCCGAGACGAGGGCGCTCCTGGCCAAGCGGGGCGTCGACCTGTACGGCGAGCAGCAGACCAAGACCAAGACCGCCCTCGAGTACTTTTCCCGCACCCTCCAGGAAAGGCGGTCGTAG